One segment of Macrotis lagotis isolate mMagLag1 chromosome 1, bilby.v1.9.chrom.fasta, whole genome shotgun sequence DNA contains the following:
- the BSDC1 gene encoding BSD domain-containing protein 1 isoform X2 codes for MKPIQGQETPAAARPSLIGPFPINQEGKFKKGSLGQRLGTLTAKGDMDEDPGEQAKKKRADREDGGWWRSWLQQSYQVVKEKSSEALEFMKRDLTEFSQVVQHDTACTIAATASVVKEKLTTEGSSGATEKMKKGLSDFLGVISDTFAPSPDKTIDCDVITLMGTPSGTTELYDSAKARLYSLQSDPATYCNEPDGPPELFDTWLSQFHLEEKKEEISSLLISSPSIRALYTKMVPAAVSHSEFWHRYFYRLHHLEQDEARRDALKQRAEQSLYEEPCWEEEEEGPLATPQSQEMEKAAMLGPAPTAQGCTSNPQSPSEESLGAGATPSAEVTPSESSESVSLVTQVVNPAFTPEAPALVQTAPAKDLSQKLLEATLEDQIPTADAGETGPPPVERPKPSTLTGRPSSSEPKPVIRVETLREEGPTDLRVFELNSDSGKSTPSNNGKKGHRKKILMMITDIFRGLLCIHYLI; via the exons ATGAAACCAAttcaaggccaagagactcccGCAGCAGCCAGACCATCTCTAATAGGCCcgtttcctatcaatcag GAAGGGAAGTTCAAGAAAGGGAGCCTGGGGCAGCGCCTGGGGACACTCACGGCCAAGGGTGACATGGATGAGGATCCGGGAGAGCAGGCCAAGAAGAAGCGGGCGGACAG AGAGGATGGAGGCTGGTGGAGAAGCTGGCTGCAGCAGAGCTACCAGGTTGTCAAAGAGAAG TCCTCAGAAGCCCTGGAATTCATGAAACGGGACCTAACTGAATTCAGCCAGGTGGTACAACATGACACAGCCTGTACCATTGCAGCCACTGCCAGTGTGGTCAAGGAAAAGCTGACT ACTGAAGGTTCCTCAGGAGCAacagagaagatgaagaagggaCTATCCGACTTTCTCGGGGTGATCTCAGACACATTTGCCCCTTCCCCCGACAAAACCATTGATTGTGATGTCATCACTCTGATGGGCACACCTTCAGGAACCACCGAACTTTATGATAGTGCCAAG GCTCGTCTGTATAGCCTGCAGTCAGACCCAGCGACATACTGCAATGAGCCTGATG GACCTCCAGAGCTGTTTGACACCTGGTTATCTCAGTTCCatttggaggaaaagaaagaagagatctcCAGTCTGCTTATCAGCAGCCCCTCCATCCGGGCTCTCTACACCAAGATG GTCCCAGCAGCTGTTTCTCACTCAGAATTTTGGCACCGATACTTCTACAGGCTCCACCACTTAGAACAG GATGAGGCCCGGAGGGATGCCCTGAAACAACGGGCAGAACAAAGTCTTTATGAGGAACCATgctgggaggaagaggaag AGGGACCATTGGCAACACCTCAGTCCCAAGAAATGGAAAAAGCTGCTATGCTGGGCCCTGCCCCAACTGCTCAGGGTTGTACCAGCAATCCTCAGAGTCCTTCTGAGGAGAGTTTGGGAGCTGGGGCTACACCTTCGGCAGAGGTCACCCCATCAGAGAGCAGTGAGAGTGTCTCCCTTGTGACCCAAGTCGTCAACCCTGCTTTTACACCTGAAGCCCCAGCTCTGGTGCAGACAGCCCCTGCTAAGGACCTCTCCCAAAAGCTTTTGGAAGCCACACTAGAAGACCAGATTCCCACAGCTGATGCAGGAGAGACAGGCCCACCTCCTGTGGAACGGCCCAAGCCTTCAACCCTCACTGGACGTCCCAGCAGCTCTGAGCCCAAGCCAGTGATCAGAGTAGAGACTCTGAGAGAGGAGGGACCAACAGACTTGCGGGTGTTTGAATTGAACTCGGACAGTGGGAAGTCTACACCTTCCAACAATGGGAAGAAAG
- the BSDC1 gene encoding BSD domain-containing protein 1 isoform X1, which yields MKPIQGQETPAAARPSLIGPFPINQEGKFKKGSLGQRLGTLTAKGDMDEDPGEQAKKKRADREDGGWWRSWLQQSYQVVKEKSSEALEFMKRDLTEFSQVVQHDTACTIAATASVVKEKLTTEGSSGATEKMKKGLSDFLGVISDTFAPSPDKTIDCDVITLMGTPSGTTELYDSAKARLYSLQSDPATYCNEPDGPPELFDTWLSQFHLEEKKEEISSLLISSPSIRALYTKMVPAAVSHSEFWHRYFYRLHHLEQDEARRDALKQRAEQSLYEEPCWEEEEEGPLATPQSQEMEKAAMLGPAPTAQGCTSNPQSPSEESLGAGATPSAEVTPSESSESVSLVTQVVNPAFTPEAPALVQTAPAKDLSQKLLEATLEDQIPTADAGETGPPPVERPKPSTLTGRPSSSEPKPVIRVETLREEGPTDLRVFELNSDSGKSTPSNNGKKGSSTDISEDWEKDFDLDMTEEEVQLALSRADGSGELEDVEWEDWE from the exons ATGAAACCAAttcaaggccaagagactcccGCAGCAGCCAGACCATCTCTAATAGGCCcgtttcctatcaatcag GAAGGGAAGTTCAAGAAAGGGAGCCTGGGGCAGCGCCTGGGGACACTCACGGCCAAGGGTGACATGGATGAGGATCCGGGAGAGCAGGCCAAGAAGAAGCGGGCGGACAG AGAGGATGGAGGCTGGTGGAGAAGCTGGCTGCAGCAGAGCTACCAGGTTGTCAAAGAGAAG TCCTCAGAAGCCCTGGAATTCATGAAACGGGACCTAACTGAATTCAGCCAGGTGGTACAACATGACACAGCCTGTACCATTGCAGCCACTGCCAGTGTGGTCAAGGAAAAGCTGACT ACTGAAGGTTCCTCAGGAGCAacagagaagatgaagaagggaCTATCCGACTTTCTCGGGGTGATCTCAGACACATTTGCCCCTTCCCCCGACAAAACCATTGATTGTGATGTCATCACTCTGATGGGCACACCTTCAGGAACCACCGAACTTTATGATAGTGCCAAG GCTCGTCTGTATAGCCTGCAGTCAGACCCAGCGACATACTGCAATGAGCCTGATG GACCTCCAGAGCTGTTTGACACCTGGTTATCTCAGTTCCatttggaggaaaagaaagaagagatctcCAGTCTGCTTATCAGCAGCCCCTCCATCCGGGCTCTCTACACCAAGATG GTCCCAGCAGCTGTTTCTCACTCAGAATTTTGGCACCGATACTTCTACAGGCTCCACCACTTAGAACAG GATGAGGCCCGGAGGGATGCCCTGAAACAACGGGCAGAACAAAGTCTTTATGAGGAACCATgctgggaggaagaggaag AGGGACCATTGGCAACACCTCAGTCCCAAGAAATGGAAAAAGCTGCTATGCTGGGCCCTGCCCCAACTGCTCAGGGTTGTACCAGCAATCCTCAGAGTCCTTCTGAGGAGAGTTTGGGAGCTGGGGCTACACCTTCGGCAGAGGTCACCCCATCAGAGAGCAGTGAGAGTGTCTCCCTTGTGACCCAAGTCGTCAACCCTGCTTTTACACCTGAAGCCCCAGCTCTGGTGCAGACAGCCCCTGCTAAGGACCTCTCCCAAAAGCTTTTGGAAGCCACACTAGAAGACCAGATTCCCACAGCTGATGCAGGAGAGACAGGCCCACCTCCTGTGGAACGGCCCAAGCCTTCAACCCTCACTGGACGTCCCAGCAGCTCTGAGCCCAAGCCAGTGATCAGAGTAGAGACTCTGAGAGAGGAGGGACCAACAGACTTGCGGGTGTTTGAATTGAACTCGGACAGTGGGAAGTCTACACCTTCCAACAATGGGAAGAAAG